TATAAGACGTATTACTGGTGTTACGATTTTTCTTAACAAACTGAGCTGATTTTCAATCAAAATGAGGCACTTTCCCAATCATTTAGATCatgcagtagcagacgacaacatGTAAGATTTTCAAACGTGCGTCTGGATCGCAAGTGAGGCTGTCAAAGATTCTCAAAATAGTGCCTTAGGAAAAATGCTCCATTTTCGCTCGGAGagattcaagaaaacaaaatcgtTATCAGTTGATCGGCATCGTCCGTGATTTTTGGCACAGATCTCGTCTGACCACTCCTGCGTTAAACTTCGTCACCAATGACGTCAAAATCCTTGGCAGAATAGACTGCAACCCGAAAATAGCGTTTGCACGGAAACTGGGTTCCCGTCCTGTAAAGttgttcttttcttgtcttcttccttttcttccatcttcttctctttcttccatTTTATCTTCTTCTCCCCCTGTTCAGTCTTcgtcttttccttcttcttctctatcttttccttcttccttctcctcgcAAACGTCTACCAGTGAAATGGCCCTTTCAGAAGCCCTTCAGGAACTAGTTGCTCaattggtttgtttctgttgtacatgtactcagtactggtttgtttttttcaggtTTGAAATGTCGCAGAAGTTTCCCCCCAATAGCAGAGGCAGCATGCTTCTGAAGCTGGCTTTGAATCAGCTCAAAGCTACAGCAGGTAAGCTtcgcaaaacaaatttcagaagaacaaaaacattTCAGACTTTACATTCACAGCGCTGTGACTGTGAGCATTTCTTCTTTATGTGGAagtttgtataattatgtggcCGTCCATGATACTGGGAAACTGATTTGGTACACAGATGTTTGGGGTTTATGGCAGCTGGGACATGATATGATAGTGGAATTTAGATGCTTGAAACAGTTTGGCTGAAAAATGGGTTTTTGTTGACGCAAGTGCTGATCATGATGTTGGTTACATGGTTTCCAAGTTGATTCTCTGTCACCAAAACAATTTTATAGCAAACAACTTTGAACTGGATCACATATAAAGCTACAATATATGAGAAGGGCATAATAAAAGAATGGCATTATTAACAGCCAATAAGTGTTTTCTCCAAAATCACACCTGTGATTACACAACATTGTGTAAATTACATGGAAGCCATGCCCAGTATCGTGGATGGCCTCATATACATATATGAATAAGGAGCGTTTGACTACAGGTGAGAGATTAAATATCAATAACAGGGTTTCCGTATTCGCCCCAAATAAGACgaacatacaaacaatacaaaatgtAAACCTTCAACGAATAGCTGCCTGAAATTCAGTGAAAATTgcctgaaaaaaaaaagttttcacatAACATTTTTTCTGTGTGGTGGCAGAAACTCCTAGTGACGGCATTGTACAAGTGGAAGAGGTGAACAAAACGGACAATAGGACCAACACCATTGGCTTCAATGCGCGTCCGGGATGCCCACCTGAGCTTTCACGCAGTCTAGGGCAGGGTACGAGGCAAGGATTTCATCAGTCAGCCGAATCTGCTGGAGGTGAGGCCTTCatcttttctgtattcttttgtaTAATCAGGTGTGAAACTTTTCAGGTTCCCAGGCATTATTAAATTCTGAaagagctatatatatatatacaacaacaGCTGCCAGGTTTCACCCATGTATAATTATTTGCTTTGAATTGATGGGTATTTGAACTCTCAGAAACACATTAGTTCATTTAGTACATAATGTCCTACGGCCTTAGTGCCTATTAAGTTAGTGCCTATGTAAAAACCATGGGTTGTTTTGCACCCACGAGGTACTGCGCGTAAGTTTTTTAGCGGGTATTGCGAAGGTTAACCCCTTGTCTATCGATCGTAGAATAAGACGTGTCGTTGTATCATCCCATGTCTGGATCAACAGATAGAGGGGTAAAGCAAATTCTCAGAAAGGGACAAAGTGAATTTGAAAAACTCAATTGTGCTATGTTCATTgtattttctttcttatttgcaGGCCGAGATAGGGATGAGAAGTCCAGGGACTCGGAGTCCAGCAGGATGAGGCGCTCTCAGAGCTGCTCCCCTGGAGACAGCGACCGCAGCGAAAGGTCATGCAGGTCAAGGTCCAAGGAGAGGGCAAGAAGGTCACGATCACCCAGAGAGGATAAGCTGAaagaagagaaggagagggacaaggagagagacaggAGCAGAGAGAAGGAACGAGACAAAGACAGTGGGCGAGACAGATGCAGCAGGGAcgacaacagagacagagatcccGTTCGcacagacagggagaggtcTTCCGGCCAAGAACGAGACCGTGACCAAGATCAGTTTGAGCGAGAGAAGAGAGACCGTGACCGCAGCCCGAGAGAGAGCAGGAGCAGAGAGGACGACCCAGACAAAGAGAGGAAAGATAGAGATTCGGAGGGGGACAGTGACAGCGGAAGAGACAGAGGTCGGGGCAGAGACGAAGGAAGGGGgaggaacagagacagagacatagacgcAGGAAGGGATAGAGacggaggaagagacagagataagggAAAAAAAAGGTACCGAGAGCGAGAGggcagacagcgagagagaaacCAGGAGAGAGAGGACGAGGTCCGCTTTGTCAAGACCGGCTGGAGGTCAGGCGGTGACTGCGACAGGAACCGAGAGGACAGTGGGGGCCGGGGTGGTCACCGTGGCAACGACAGAAGGGACTTCCCTGGGCGCCAGGGATGCCCACCTCAGTCTTCACGCAGTCCAGGGCAGGGTGCCAGGCCAAAGACCAGCGACGGAAGGCGAGGATTTCGTCAACCAGCTGAACCTGCTAGAGGTGAGGCCTTCATCTTTTCTATATTATTTTGTATAATCAGGTGTGAAACTTTTCAGGATCCCAGGCATTTTTATATTCTGAAAGAGCTATATATACAACAACAGCTGCCAGGTTTCACCCATGTATAATTAGGTACCGGCAGTCAAAAAATGAGTCTGAAAAATCTCCTAATGTTTTGAGATGTTCTT
The DNA window shown above is from Littorina saxatilis isolate snail1 unplaced genomic scaffold, US_GU_Lsax_2.0 scaffold_1291, whole genome shotgun sequence and carries:
- the LOC138955080 gene encoding uncharacterized protein DDB_G0284459-like produces the protein MVTSRPSAHAQVDKFRHVRDAICILFTAADSLRFEMSQKFPPNSRGSMLLKLALNQLKATAETPSDGIVQVEEVNKTDNRTNTIGFNARPGCPPELSRSLGQGTRQGFHQSAESAGGRDRDEKSRDSESSRMRRSQSCSPGDSDRSERSCRSRSKERARRSRSPREDKLKEEKERDKERDRSREKERDKDSGRDRCSRDDNRDRDPVRTDRERSSGQERDRDQDQFEREKRDRDRSPRESRSREDDPDKERKDRDSEGDSDSGRDRGRGRDEGRGRNRDRDIDAGRDRDGGRDRDKGKKRYREREGRQRERNQEREDEVRFVKTGWRSGGDCDRNREDSGGRGGHRGNDRRDFPGRQGCPPQSSRSPGQGARPKTSDGRRGFRQPAEPAREWSSYSDSDDDYLPGSEDDTDSSNNDATAPCGVPGTTSESDESIIFPFLRKSDGARWSPGIPSESLKAAGLYTSSQPPSSSSSRSITRPSGSKSSSQPASKPSSSTNTRPSGIRIHIAANTNGKRVYDKENWCKFCNSPSTNLAKHQFSKHKKEPEIVEILSNPKNSAERRFLLERVRNLGNYYYNCRVLKKNKGKLIPWRSPSEKVNPLCYIPCEFCLGFFVRNELWRHQQRCKFGKLQKTEETSYPELNLCFHPTWSAAEARRKTFLMACILMASLLLLKEITSL